Proteins from a single region of Acanthochromis polyacanthus isolate Apoly-LR-REF ecotype Palm Island chromosome 11, KAUST_Apoly_ChrSc, whole genome shotgun sequence:
- the LOC127536228 gene encoding zinc finger and SCAN domain-containing protein 31-like yields the protein MSGLQGLKAFISQRLTAAVDDVLGHLERTFREYEEERERRHRDLLEVFLTAETKQRGAVCPSDVQQVVVNVDQQQKRSFCLDQEDAHIKEEKEELWSSQEADITEFPSSPVPVKSEDDKEKPESSQLHHSHTEENRDSVGESEPEPRLQSVTGDKASDSEPETEISDDDCKQSRDPEPDSVQHHRTSVNEGGKKLFICSECGRKFGRKDSLRRHMRYHTGEKPYSCSVCSKRFSQRPNLIRHMRCHSGEKPFGCSFCETSFAVRSALVNHMRIHTGEKPFSCLYCEKSFTQKGGLKKHMTVHTGEKPYSCPVCEKSFSQKANLTYHFSVHTGQKQFGCSVCDKRFTWQSQVKSHKCVGESSS from the exons ATGTCCGGACTGCAGGGTTTGAAGGCATTTATCAGCCAGCGGCTCACCGCTGCGGTGGACGACGTCCTGGGACACCTGGAGAGAACCTTCCGGGAGTACGAGGAGGAGAGGGAGCGCCGCCACCGGGACCtgctggaggtgtttctgaCGGCCGAGACGAAGCAGCGCGGTGCAG TGTGTCCATCAGATGTTCAGCAGGTTGTGGTGAATGTAGACCAACAGCAGAAGAGGAGCTTCTGTCTGGATCAGGAGGACGCTCATAttaaagaggagaaggaggagctgTGGAGCAGTCAGGAGGCTGATATCACTGAGTTCCCCTCCTCTCCTGTCCCTGTGAAGAGTGAAGATGATAAAGAGAAACCTGAGTCTTCACAGCTTCATCACAGCCACACTGAGGAGAACAGGGATTCTGTGGGAGAATCGGAACCAGAACCACGTTTACAGTCAGTCACTGGAGACAAAGCTTCAGACTCTGAACCTGAGACTGAAATCAGTGACGACGACTGTAAACAGAGCAGAGACCCTGAACCAGACTCTGTGCAACATCACCGCACTTCAGTAAACGAAGGTGGAAAAAAGTTGTTTATCTGCAGTGAATGTGGCCGAAAGTTTGGTCGTAAAGACAGCCTGCGGAGACACATGAGATACCACACCGGAGAGAAACCGTACAGCTGCTCCGTTTGCAGCAAAAGATTCTCTCAGAGGCCAAACTTAATCCGCCATATGAGATGTCACTCAGGAGAGAAACCTTTTGGCTGCTCGTTCTGTGAGACTAGTTTTGCTGTGCGCAGTGCTCTGGTGAACCACATGAGGATCCACACAGGGGAGAAACCGTTCAGCTGCTTGTACTGTGAGAAAAGTTTCACACAGAAGGGAGGTCTGAAGAAACACATGACTgttcacacaggagagaaacccTACAGCTGCCCAGTGTGTGAGAAAAGCTTTTCACAGAAAGCAAACCTGACTTATCACTTCTCAGTGCACACAGGACAGAAACAGTTTGGCTGCAGCGTCTGTGATAAAAGATTCACGTGGCAGTCGCAGGTCAAAAGCCACAAATGTGTTGGAGAGAGCAGCAGCTAA